One genomic region from Solwaraspora sp. WMMD792 encodes:
- a CDS encoding chlorinating enzyme encodes MSKFSLTPTELADFQRNGYAGPFTLYEPDEMADRWRKERLKLLDRTNAVYQDTEAISQGTNISNYDRHLDNSFLAEHIARPEIVHRVASILGKDVICWRSEFFPKYPGDEGTDWHQADTFANAGGEPQIVWEEDREYGGTITVWTAFTEASIETACLQFIPGTHRQMFYDETLGMHYDPEANRNKTKNGVARGFFGYDYRQLQIDPDWSPDESKAVSMQMKAGQFIVFWSTLMHASHGHAGRTQEMRLGFASRYVPASVRVYPGLTEIHEYGGRISLDDFGCVLVSGEDKYGRNRLRTHTTTGVPFGKS; translated from the coding sequence ATGAGCAAGTTCAGCCTCACGCCTACCGAGCTCGCAGACTTCCAGCGCAACGGCTACGCCGGGCCGTTCACGCTCTATGAACCTGACGAGATGGCTGACCGCTGGCGGAAGGAGCGGCTGAAGCTGCTCGACCGGACAAACGCCGTCTACCAGGACACCGAGGCGATCTCGCAGGGGACCAACATCTCCAATTACGACCGCCATCTCGACAACAGCTTCCTTGCCGAACACATCGCCCGGCCCGAGATCGTCCACCGGGTGGCGAGCATTCTCGGCAAGGACGTCATCTGCTGGCGGTCCGAGTTCTTCCCGAAGTACCCGGGCGACGAGGGCACCGACTGGCACCAGGCGGACACGTTCGCGAACGCCGGGGGAGAGCCGCAGATCGTCTGGGAGGAGGACCGGGAGTACGGTGGCACGATCACCGTCTGGACGGCCTTCACCGAGGCGAGTATCGAGACCGCCTGCCTACAGTTCATCCCGGGTACCCACCGGCAGATGTTCTACGACGAGACCCTGGGGATGCACTACGACCCCGAGGCGAACCGTAACAAGACCAAGAACGGCGTGGCCCGGGGATTCTTCGGCTACGACTACCGCCAACTGCAGATCGATCCGGACTGGTCCCCGGACGAGAGCAAGGCGGTTTCGATGCAGATGAAGGCGGGGCAGTTCATCGTCTTCTGGTCGACGCTGATGCACGCCTCCCACGGTCACGCGGGCCGGACGCAGGAGATGCGCCTTGGCTTCGCCAGCCGTTACGTCCCCGCTTCGGTACGTGTCTATCCGGGTCTGACCGAGATCCACGAGTACGGCGGGCGCATCTCGCTGGACGACTTCGGGTGCGTGCTGGTGTCGGGTGAGGACAAGTACGGGCGGAACCGGCTGCGAACCCACACGACGACCGGCGTCCCGTTCGGCAAGAGCTGA
- a CDS encoding non-ribosomal peptide synthetase, giving the protein MSGTAHATSGFRGGLHEIFRQQAAEAPSRIAVASAGETLTYQELDRLSDRLAFGLTTRGVQPGEVVGLCLPRGIDMVVAMLGVLKAGAAYLPVDPDYPAPRIDYIIEHSRARFVVVAAELVGLFDRPGVNLVAYERGALPDGVAPDWAPVVVSPEAPAYVIYTSGTTGKPHGVVVQHGNVDRLFSGTQSWFRFSKDDVWTVFHSIAFDFSVWELWGALLHGGKAVVVPYVTTRTSERFYQLVVDQGVTVLSQTPTAFRAFDAVDARHHADLSLRHVVLGGEPVDRDVAAAWLARRGESAPQLVNMYGITETTVHVTYRPLSLELLDGSEHSPIGVPIPDLAIQLLDDAGQPVAHGAVGEIHVRGPGVALGYLHEAELTAARFTGSGADRVYRTGDLGVTYDGVEYFFVGRADTQIKLHGYRIDPREIEAVADAFPGLSNSVVSKVPGSGDDAHLMLFALYDPETGPAQRAAAADLVLANIRATLPAYMCPARCVLLDEYPRNHNGKIDHDSLQATYHAPDPSPPLEAVVGHAEKVKAIWEQVLGKPVAASDEDFFEAGGTSLDLIRIMQETKKQLAVEVDLGAFADGLSLDVYVDHVGEQFASRKRATAERGPS; this is encoded by the coding sequence ATGTCAGGCACAGCGCACGCCACTTCCGGATTCCGGGGTGGACTTCATGAGATCTTCCGTCAGCAGGCGGCGGAGGCGCCGTCGCGGATCGCGGTCGCTTCTGCCGGGGAAACCCTGACGTATCAGGAGCTCGACAGGCTGTCCGATCGGCTCGCTTTCGGGCTGACCACCCGTGGTGTGCAGCCCGGAGAGGTGGTCGGTCTGTGTCTGCCCCGGGGAATCGACATGGTCGTCGCCATGCTCGGCGTACTCAAGGCGGGGGCGGCCTACCTGCCCGTCGATCCGGACTACCCGGCACCCCGGATCGACTACATCATCGAGCACAGCCGGGCGCGGTTCGTCGTCGTCGCTGCCGAGCTGGTCGGCCTGTTCGACCGGCCTGGTGTCAACCTCGTGGCCTACGAGCGCGGCGCGTTGCCGGACGGCGTCGCACCGGACTGGGCACCGGTGGTGGTGTCCCCGGAGGCACCCGCATACGTCATCTACACCTCCGGCACGACCGGCAAACCGCACGGTGTCGTCGTCCAGCACGGGAACGTCGACCGGCTGTTCAGCGGCACGCAGAGCTGGTTCCGGTTCTCCAAGGACGACGTGTGGACGGTGTTCCACTCAATCGCGTTCGACTTCTCCGTGTGGGAGCTCTGGGGCGCGCTGCTGCACGGCGGCAAGGCGGTCGTCGTGCCGTACGTGACGACCCGTACGTCTGAGCGCTTCTACCAGCTGGTCGTTGACCAAGGGGTCACGGTTCTCAGTCAGACGCCGACGGCGTTCCGCGCCTTCGACGCGGTTGACGCCCGCCACCACGCGGACCTTTCGCTGCGCCACGTCGTCCTGGGCGGTGAACCGGTCGACCGCGATGTCGCGGCGGCGTGGCTGGCGCGGCGCGGTGAGTCCGCCCCGCAGCTGGTGAACATGTACGGGATCACGGAGACGACCGTGCACGTGACGTACCGACCACTTTCACTCGAACTACTCGACGGGTCGGAGCACTCGCCGATCGGTGTGCCGATTCCAGATCTGGCCATCCAGCTGCTGGACGACGCCGGGCAGCCGGTCGCGCACGGCGCGGTCGGGGAGATTCACGTGCGCGGGCCGGGCGTCGCCCTGGGGTACCTGCACGAAGCGGAGCTGACCGCCGCGCGATTCACCGGATCGGGCGCGGACCGCGTCTACCGCACGGGCGACCTCGGTGTCACCTATGACGGCGTCGAGTACTTCTTCGTCGGGCGCGCGGACACCCAGATCAAGTTGCACGGGTACCGGATCGATCCCCGGGAGATCGAGGCCGTCGCGGACGCGTTCCCCGGTCTGTCCAACTCGGTGGTGTCGAAGGTGCCGGGCTCCGGTGACGACGCGCATCTCATGCTGTTCGCCCTGTACGATCCCGAGACCGGGCCGGCGCAGCGTGCGGCTGCCGCCGATCTGGTGCTGGCGAATATCCGTGCGACGCTTCCCGCATACATGTGCCCGGCCCGGTGTGTCCTGCTCGACGAGTATCCGAGGAATCACAACGGCAAGATAGACCACGACTCGCTGCAGGCGACGTACCACGCGCCGGACCCGTCACCGCCACTGGAGGCGGTCGTGGGTCACGCAGAAAAGGTCAAGGCTATCTGGGAGCAGGTGCTAGGAAAGCCCGTCGCCGCGTCGGACGAGGACTTCTTCGAGGCCGGCGGCACGTCGCTCGACCTCATCCGCATCATGCAGGAGACCAAGAAGCAGCTCGCGGTGGAGGTTGACCTGGGTGCCTTCGCCGACGGTCTGTCGCTGGACGTCTACGTCGACCACGTCGGCGAACAGTTCGCGTCGAGGAAGCGGGCGACCGCCGAACGCGGGCCTAGCTAG
- a CDS encoding carbamoyltransferase N-terminal domain-containing protein produces MRNQRVVSVGIKLSHDGGVALFEDNRLVQCHEMEKIGNNPRYSEFRLTRSELFGLLNDIGYDWSEVDSLVIDGWHTTPFEVTLGDEKVPFEVADYGHLYDIRANPLASKGAFSTYFGREYASYHHIAGHIFSSYCSSPMARRGESSYVLSWDGMSFPQLFHYDRGGRLECLGYLFPMSGFIYTYFAVNFAPYQDYRPNDLSLAGKYMAYIAKGKRVQSLGESFHTIFEKLVARTGPVTTHDQMLEFERALLLKLVFRAKASGLGDEDILTTFHCFLEEVLVRTLAARLDELDRRGPRNLCYAGGCALNIKWNSAIRRSCNLAELWIPPFPNDAGSAIGTVCSELVAKHGYESVDWDVYSGPAIRDTAWDAADWSSRDCSLKELAGLIHESQQPVIVLNGRAELGPRALGNRSIMAAPTSPEMKTTLNRIKRRESYRPVAPICVEEDAARFFDPGTPDPYMLYDHRVRPEAAGRLAAVCHLDGTARLQTVNQRQNPQIHALLNHYAEYSGLPILCNTSANDLGSGFFPDVRSVAEWGHVDHIWSNGRLYTRTTGA; encoded by the coding sequence ATGCGTAACCAAAGGGTCGTTTCTGTCGGAATCAAGCTGAGCCACGACGGCGGCGTTGCCCTCTTCGAAGACAACCGCCTGGTCCAGTGTCACGAGATGGAGAAGATTGGCAACAACCCGCGTTACTCGGAATTCCGGCTAACGAGGAGTGAGTTGTTCGGCCTGCTCAACGATATCGGCTACGACTGGTCTGAGGTGGACTCCCTCGTCATCGATGGTTGGCACACCACTCCGTTCGAGGTGACCCTGGGCGACGAAAAGGTTCCGTTCGAGGTGGCGGACTACGGTCACCTCTACGACATCCGCGCGAACCCGTTGGCGAGTAAAGGTGCTTTCAGTACCTACTTTGGGCGGGAGTATGCGAGCTACCATCACATCGCGGGGCACATTTTCTCATCTTACTGCAGTAGTCCGATGGCTCGGCGGGGCGAGTCGTCGTACGTGCTCTCGTGGGACGGCATGTCGTTTCCGCAGCTGTTCCACTATGACCGGGGTGGAAGACTCGAATGCCTGGGCTACCTGTTTCCCATGAGCGGCTTCATCTACACCTATTTCGCGGTGAATTTCGCGCCGTACCAGGACTATCGGCCGAATGACCTGTCGCTGGCAGGCAAGTACATGGCCTACATCGCGAAAGGGAAGAGGGTCCAGTCGCTCGGCGAGAGCTTCCACACGATCTTCGAGAAGCTGGTGGCGAGGACCGGGCCGGTCACGACCCACGACCAGATGCTGGAGTTCGAGCGGGCGCTGCTGCTCAAGCTGGTCTTCCGGGCCAAAGCCAGTGGGCTCGGCGATGAGGACATCCTCACCACCTTCCACTGCTTCCTCGAGGAGGTGCTGGTCCGCACGCTGGCAGCACGGTTGGACGAACTGGACCGGCGGGGACCCCGGAATCTGTGCTACGCCGGTGGGTGTGCGCTGAACATCAAGTGGAACAGCGCGATCAGGCGCTCGTGCAACCTGGCGGAGCTCTGGATTCCACCGTTTCCCAACGACGCGGGCAGCGCCATCGGCACCGTCTGCAGCGAGCTTGTTGCCAAGCATGGCTACGAGTCGGTCGATTGGGACGTCTACAGCGGGCCAGCTATCCGTGATACCGCTTGGGACGCCGCCGACTGGTCGTCGCGCGACTGCTCACTCAAGGAGCTGGCGGGTCTCATCCACGAGTCGCAGCAGCCGGTCATCGTGCTCAACGGCCGGGCCGAGCTCGGGCCGCGGGCATTGGGAAACCGCAGCATCATGGCGGCGCCGACCTCGCCGGAGATGAAGACCACCCTCAACCGGATCAAGCGGCGCGAGTCGTACCGGCCGGTCGCGCCGATCTGCGTGGAGGAGGACGCGGCTCGGTTCTTCGACCCTGGTACGCCCGATCCGTACATGCTCTACGACCACCGGGTGCGTCCGGAAGCGGCAGGGCGGTTGGCTGCGGTCTGCCACCTGGACGGGACGGCCCGCCTGCAGACGGTCAACCAGCGGCAGAACCCGCAGATACACGCGCTGCTCAACCACTACGCGGAGTACAGCGGACTACCGATCCTCTGTAACACCAGCGCGAACGACCTCGGCTCCGGGTTCTTCCCGGATGTCCGCAGCGTCGCCGAGTGGGGTCATGTTGACCACATCTGGAGCAACGGGAGGCTGTACACCCGGACGACGGGTGCGTAG
- a CDS encoding benzoate/H(+) symporter BenE family transporter: MKSLAYLTRQAAPPSAVTAGLVAVLVGTASSAAIVFTAARAAGASSDELASWMLALGVGMGVTSIGLSLRYRAPVVTAWSTPGAAVLATGLLGASMGQAVGAFLVSAALITLSGITGWFARVMNRVPVALAAGLLAGILVQFGIGLFSEMHHSFAVVFPMFTVYLLFRRWLLRYAVLAALTTGVVAAMLTGSVRLRDVDLTLSTPVFTVPEFSWQVVIGAGLPLFVVTMASQNLAGVAVLRNDGYQLPVSPLVGWTGAANLVLAPFGCFGLNLAAITAAICTGSSAHQDPDRRYLAAVWAGVFYLCLGVFGGTVGSLLTALPVSLIAGIAGLGLLATVITSLTSALADEQWRESAVITFLATASGVTLLGIGSAFWGLLAGVLTALVTRSLRRENRLDGDTAPQDRPPSVRPPLAEAAQHRRRAGADNRI; encoded by the coding sequence ATGAAGTCGCTGGCTTATCTGACGCGACAAGCGGCACCACCGTCGGCCGTCACCGCCGGTCTCGTCGCGGTACTCGTCGGTACCGCGAGTTCCGCGGCGATCGTGTTCACCGCCGCGCGGGCCGCTGGCGCGTCCAGCGATGAACTGGCCTCGTGGATGCTCGCGCTGGGTGTCGGTATGGGAGTGACGTCCATCGGGCTGTCCCTACGCTACCGGGCACCCGTCGTCACCGCGTGGTCCACTCCGGGGGCGGCCGTACTCGCCACTGGACTGCTCGGGGCGAGCATGGGCCAGGCGGTCGGCGCCTTTCTGGTCTCGGCGGCGTTGATCACGCTCAGTGGGATCACCGGGTGGTTCGCCCGTGTCATGAACCGTGTCCCGGTCGCGCTCGCGGCGGGCCTCCTTGCCGGAATTCTCGTCCAGTTCGGTATCGGGCTGTTCAGCGAGATGCACCACAGTTTCGCCGTGGTGTTCCCGATGTTCACGGTCTATCTGCTGTTCCGCAGGTGGTTGCTCCGGTACGCCGTACTGGCGGCACTGACCACTGGCGTCGTCGCTGCCATGCTCACCGGGTCGGTCCGGTTGCGTGACGTGGACCTGACACTGTCCACTCCGGTCTTCACCGTTCCCGAATTCTCCTGGCAGGTCGTCATCGGTGCCGGACTTCCGCTCTTCGTGGTCACCATGGCCTCGCAGAACCTTGCGGGAGTGGCGGTGCTACGCAACGACGGGTATCAACTGCCGGTCTCACCGCTGGTCGGCTGGACGGGTGCGGCCAACCTGGTGCTGGCACCGTTCGGCTGCTTCGGACTCAACCTCGCGGCCATCACCGCGGCGATCTGCACCGGTAGCTCGGCGCACCAGGACCCCGACCGCCGCTACCTGGCCGCTGTCTGGGCCGGAGTGTTCTACCTGTGCCTCGGCGTGTTCGGCGGCACGGTCGGCTCCCTACTCACTGCCCTACCGGTGTCCCTCATCGCCGGGATCGCGGGTCTCGGGCTGCTCGCCACCGTCATCACCTCCCTCACCTCGGCGCTCGCCGACGAGCAGTGGCGGGAGTCTGCCGTGATCACCTTCCTGGCGACCGCGTCCGGGGTGACGCTGCTGGGAATCGGATCGGCGTTCTGGGGTCTGCTCGCCGGCGTCCTTACCGCACTGGTGACCCGCAGCCTGCGGCGGGAGAACCGGCTCGACGGTGACACGGCGCCGCAGGACCGTCCGCCGAGCGTCCGACCTCCGCTCGCAGAGGCTGCACAGCACCGGCGCCGGGCAGGCGCAGACAACCGCATCTGA
- a CDS encoding pyridoxal-phosphate dependent enzyme — MAAVRARESSGVGSRLSTMQRLRLDMDRVQAASRAIDPVFLGTPHYRCEALGSELGCTVSLKVESVNPVRSFKGRGTEIIANGLADSGERAVVCASAGNLGQALAWSGRGRGLDVTVVASRYAPVVKLERIRALGARLELVDGDYDTACARAAAIARSRGIRQIEDGVDVETCDGAATIGIELASDPQPLDAVVVALGTGALASGVGFAVKAMAPEVEVICVQPLGAPAMTRSWHARCVVTTNSVDTIADGVAGRIPNPDALQDLLVVVDDAVLVREASIVAGMRLLLDHAGLVVEPSAALGIAAILEDRDRFVGRRVATIVCGGNVDMDAYHRWIGTAPGDVDAVSAGEHGPHQG; from the coding sequence TTGGCGGCAGTCAGGGCTAGGGAGAGCTCGGGTGTCGGTTCTAGACTCTCCACCATGCAGAGACTGCGCCTCGACATGGACCGTGTCCAGGCGGCCAGCCGGGCGATCGACCCCGTGTTCCTCGGCACCCCGCACTACCGCTGCGAGGCGCTGGGGTCGGAACTCGGGTGCACGGTCAGTCTCAAGGTCGAGTCGGTGAACCCGGTCCGCAGTTTCAAGGGCCGGGGTACCGAGATCATCGCCAACGGCCTTGCCGACAGCGGCGAGCGCGCTGTGGTGTGCGCCAGTGCGGGAAACCTCGGTCAGGCGCTGGCCTGGTCCGGCCGTGGTCGTGGGCTCGACGTCACCGTCGTGGCGTCCCGCTACGCGCCCGTGGTCAAGCTCGAGCGGATCCGTGCCCTGGGAGCCCGTCTGGAGTTGGTCGACGGTGACTACGACACCGCCTGTGCGCGGGCGGCGGCGATCGCCCGGTCCCGGGGTATCCGGCAGATCGAAGACGGTGTGGACGTCGAGACCTGTGACGGTGCGGCGACCATCGGCATCGAACTGGCCTCCGACCCACAGCCCCTCGACGCCGTCGTGGTCGCCCTCGGCACCGGAGCCCTTGCCAGCGGCGTCGGCTTCGCGGTGAAGGCCATGGCACCCGAGGTGGAGGTGATCTGTGTCCAGCCGCTGGGAGCACCAGCGATGACGCGCTCATGGCACGCACGGTGCGTCGTCACCACCAACTCGGTCGACACCATCGCCGACGGTGTCGCGGGTCGCATCCCCAACCCGGACGCCCTGCAGGACCTGCTCGTGGTCGTCGATGACGCCGTCCTCGTCCGGGAGGCGTCGATCGTCGCCGGGATGCGGCTGCTCCTGGATCATGCGGGCCTCGTCGTCGAACCGTCGGCCGCGCTCGGTATCGCGGCGATCCTTGAGGACCGCGACCGTTTCGTGGGCAGGCGGGTGGCCACCATCGTCTGCGGCGGCAACGTCGACATGGACGCCTACCATCGCTGGATCGGCACGGCTCCCGGTGATGTTGACGCGGTCTCGGCCGGCGAGCACGGCCCGCACCAGGGATAG